A window of the Lactuca sativa cultivar Salinas chromosome 5, Lsat_Salinas_v11, whole genome shotgun sequence genome harbors these coding sequences:
- the LOC111888502 gene encoding uncharacterized protein LOC111888502: MSVGFACEAVENGISECFNSIIVEARKKPLITMLEEISIYIMDMFSFMNDECSKWKGNICPEVIKKINLFGKNFRLWLVVHSLGNVFEVRTICASYKVDLDGRVCSCRLWDFSGIPCLHATTAINYIHQTPDGYISDYFSVNKFRECYSTNISLVNGSNMWPLTRYNKPLALVGRPRTKRRRHASEKESCKNEKKKVPIPMPPKNIGRPRKHDVAGSIPHVSIPTQSSQQGSQPPVTSTVTTQLSQQASQ, translated from the exons ATGAGTGTAGGGTTTGCTTGTGAGGCAGTGGAGAATGGTATTTCAGAGTGTTTCAACTCCATAATTGTAGAAGCTAGGAAAAAACCTTTGATTACAATGCTTGAAGAGATAAGCATATACATAATGGACATGTTTTCCTTTATGAATGATGAATGTAGTAAATGGAAAGGTAATATATGTCCAGAGGTGATTAAGAAGATAAATCTTTTTGGAAAGAACTTTAG GCTTTGGTTAGTAGTGCATAGCTTAGGAAATGTATTTGAAGTGAGAACAATATGTGCTAGTTACAAGGTAGATTTGGATGGTAGGGTTTGTTCCTGCAGATTATGGGATTTTTCTGGAATTCCTTGTCTCCATGCCACAACAGCCATTAATTATATCCATCAAACTCCAGATGGATATATTAGTGACTACTTTTCAGTGAATAAATTTAGGGAATGCTACTCTACAAACATCAGTCTTGTGAATGGGAGTAATATGTGGCCTCTAACTAGATACAACAAGCCTTTGGCACTTGTTGGTAGGCCCAGAACCAAAAGAAGGAGGCATGCAAGTGAGAAAGAGA GTTgcaagaatgaaaaaaaaaaggtaCCAATTCCTATGCCACCAAAGAATATTGGGAGGCCTAGGAAACATGATGTAGCTGGATCCATTCCACATGTTTCTATACCCACTCAGTCTAGTCAACAGGGCAGTCAACCACCTGTGACATCAACTGTAACCACTCAACTTAGTCAACAAGCAAGTCAATAG